The Bacillus cereus group sp. RP43 genome window below encodes:
- a CDS encoding IS4 family transposase yields the protein MNLSIQDELQLFSEELYRHLTPSFLEELAKKLGFVKRKRKFSGNELATICIWVSQRTASDSLVRLCSQLHAATGTLMSPEGLNKRFDKKAVEFLKYIFSALWKSKLCKTSAISSAALTYFQRIRILDATIFQVPKHLAHVYPGSGGCAQTAGIKIQLEYDLHSGQFLNFQVGPGKNNDKTFGTNCLDTLRPRDLCIRDLGYFSLEDLDQMDQRGVCYISRLKLNHTVYTKNPFPEYFRNGTIKKQSQYIQVDLENIMHTLKSGQTYEIKEAYIGKNQKLFTRVIIYRLTEEQILERRKKQSYTESKKGITFSEKSKRLTGINIYITNTPWEVVPMEQIHDFYSLRWQIEIIFKTWKSLFQIHHWQTIKQERLECHVYGKLITIFICSSTMFKIRHPLLQKHKAIGMIQDHLSLLYQVIQKSTQDLTKILIRLFDLLQKNGRKSHRYEKKTIFDIMGVVYEYNRFGKQKKAV from the coding sequence ATGAATCTTTCGATTCAAGATGAATTACAACTATTTTCTGAAGAGCTGTATCGTCATTTAACCCCTTCTTTTTTGGAAGAACTCGCAAAAAAATTAGGTTTTGTAAAAAGAAAACGAAAGTTTTCAGGAAATGAATTAGCTACCATATGTATCTGGGTAAGTCAACGTACAGCGAGTGATTCTCTCGTTCGACTATGCAGTCAATTACACGCAGCCACAGGCACTCTTATGAGTCCAGAAGGACTCAATAAGCGCTTTGATAAAAAAGCTGTTGAATTTTTGAAATATATTTTTTCTGCATTGTGGAAAAGTAAACTTTGTAAAACATCAGCGATTTCAAGTGCAGCACTCACGTATTTTCAACGAATTCGTATTTTAGATGCGACGATTTTCCAAGTACCGAAACATTTAGCTCATGTATACCCTGGATCAGGTGGTTGTGCACAAACAGCAGGTATCAAGATTCAATTAGAATATGACTTACACAGCGGACAGTTTTTAAACTTCCAGGTAGGGCCTGGAAAAAATAATGATAAAACATTTGGAACAAATTGCTTAGATACCTTACGGCCGAGGGATCTGTGTATTCGTGATTTAGGCTATTTTTCATTGGAAGACTTAGATCAGATGGATCAACGTGGCGTGTGCTATATATCAAGACTTAAGTTAAACCATACCGTCTATACGAAAAATCCGTTTCCGGAATACTTTCGAAATGGGACAATCAAAAAACAATCACAGTATATCCAAGTGGATTTAGAGAACATTATGCACACATTAAAATCAGGACAAACGTATGAAATAAAAGAGGCGTATATTGGCAAGAACCAAAAACTATTTACAAGAGTAATTATCTACCGATTAACAGAGGAACAAATACTAGAACGCAGAAAAAAACAAAGCTATACCGAAAGTAAAAAAGGGATTACGTTTTCAGAAAAGAGTAAACGATTAACGGGTATCAACATATATATTACGAATACGCCTTGGGAGGTGGTTCCGATGGAACAAATCCATGATTTTTACTCCCTTCGCTGGCAGATCGAAATCATATTTAAAACGTGGAAATCTCTATTTCAAATTCATCACTGGCAAACTATCAAACAAGAGAGATTAGAATGCCATGTGTATGGAAAGCTCATTACCATTTTTATCTGTTCTTCTACGATGTTTAAGATACGCCACCCTTTGTTGCAAAAGCACAAAGCCATTGGGATGATTCAAGATCATCTATCCCTGTTATATCAAGTAATACAAAAAAGCACCCAAGATTTAACAAAGATTTTAATCCGTTTGTTCGACCTCCTACAGAAGAATGGACGGAAATCTCATCGTTATGAGAAGAAAACTATCTTTGATATTATGGGTGTCGTTTATGAGTATAATCGTTTTGGAAAACAAAAGAAAGCTGTATAA
- a CDS encoding acyltransferase family protein, producing the protein MKRHLVQLDSLRGMAAMTVVFGHLLYIYPYFEPNTSKSMDYFWLNIVKYSPLHIIFDGHAAVILFFVLSGFVLALPYYRENFRLQYIPYVVRRFFRIYVPYIITLIFASLLASPFIGNSLQGGSNFVTRIWSTEIGIQDILNHIFLIGSYDTKQLNPVIWSLIHEMRISIIFPFIMMVVLRFNWKNVICFAGFLSIISLILLHIPILSIGGVTSLGFTIHYIGIFMIGALLAKYYQIIIQWLKEKNTLFKGFLLLLAVCLYSYSFLFYNVSLAHIFIIDDWFTVIGAVLFISISLASIRLTNILKWKPIHYIGEISYSLYLVHLPIILFTVHLLDDLIPTSSILLLSFIVSLVFASLSYYFIEIPSTKTGAKIAGKIKKGEK; encoded by the coding sequence ATGAAACGACACTTAGTACAATTAGATTCATTGCGAGGTATGGCTGCTATGACAGTAGTTTTTGGTCATCTGCTATATATTTATCCATATTTTGAACCAAACACAAGTAAAAGTATGGATTATTTTTGGTTGAATATAGTTAAATATAGTCCGTTACATATTATTTTTGATGGACATGCGGCAGTCATTTTATTTTTTGTGTTAAGTGGTTTTGTACTAGCTTTACCATATTATCGAGAGAACTTCCGATTACAATATATTCCATATGTTGTAAGGCGTTTTTTCAGAATATACGTTCCTTATATTATAACATTAATTTTTGCTTCCTTATTAGCATCCCCTTTTATTGGTAATTCATTGCAAGGTGGTAGTAATTTTGTTACACGTATATGGAGTACGGAAATAGGCATACAAGACATCTTAAATCACATTTTTCTCATTGGAAGTTATGATACCAAGCAACTCAATCCTGTTATTTGGTCACTTATTCATGAAATGAGAATTTCTATAATTTTCCCCTTCATTATGATGGTTGTATTACGATTTAATTGGAAAAATGTAATTTGTTTTGCGGGATTTCTTTCAATTATTAGTTTAATTTTGTTGCATATTCCAATTCTGTCTATTGGCGGAGTAACAAGTTTAGGTTTTACAATTCATTATATTGGAATCTTTATGATAGGAGCTTTATTGGCTAAATACTATCAAATTATTATTCAATGGTTAAAAGAGAAAAATACATTATTTAAAGGATTTCTTTTATTACTAGCTGTTTGCCTGTATTCATATAGTTTTCTGTTTTACAATGTTTCTTTAGCTCATATTTTTATTATTGATGATTGGTTTACAGTTATAGGGGCGGTACTATTCATTAGTATCAGTTTAGCTTCTATAAGATTAACTAATATATTAAAATGGAAACCTATTCATTATATAGGGGAAATTTCATATAGTCTTTATTTAGTACATCTTCCAATTATTCTATTTACGGTACATTTATTAGATGATTTGATACCAACCAGTTCTATTTTATTATTAAGTTTTATAGTTTCATTAGTATTTGCAAGTCTTTCCTACTATTTTATTGAAATCCCATCAACCAAAACAGGTGCGAAAATTGCTGGGAAAATAAAGAAAGGAGAAAAGTAA
- a CDS encoding helix-turn-helix domain-containing protein, translating into MIDEQLSDGYYRVSEVATMLDIPESTLRRWLNDFDEYLNIK; encoded by the coding sequence ATGATTGATGAACAGTTAAGCGATGGTTATTATCGTGTATCTGAAGTAGCAACCATGCTTGATATACCCGAAAGTACTCTTCGCAGATGGTTGAATGATTTTGATGAGTACTTGAACATTAAAA
- the repX gene encoding plasmid replication protein RepX, with translation MAGNFSEIESQGNISLKFGFLGLGMGGCAIAAECANKETQIKNNKYPYRAILVNTNSQDFNKIEIKNTGNVRKIQLEGYEQGAARNPQVGEEAFVKHGAMIFEAVKQEFEDRDFIWITCGLGGGTGTGALLKAIEMLYENDYNFGLLLTLPRDAEALKVLENATSRIRSIAMNQEAFGSIVLIDNAKLYRKFEEENPSALANEYTSYSNKYIADALHEINLVTSSFTPFSDTHFDASEFAQVINTPGVLSLAKLELKSNQLDTENPLGYLTQLGNALEKGVLYDTEREELESAKKSALSIVTSPLRASRLYNFSFLNQMENFLKERTPYVDERPIAPYVNKHTTKKEEDIVKFYSVVAGLPLPKRVSDIIDEITRIKEEREQANSKKSNAVLNKLFAFDDSVQEEKPKKKKLNFGAEPEVEVAADSQPAKKKLSF, from the coding sequence ATGGCAGGCAATTTTTCAGAAATCGAAAGCCAAGGAAATATTAGCTTGAAATTTGGATTCTTAGGACTAGGTATGGGAGGATGCGCAATCGCAGCGGAGTGTGCAAATAAAGAAACACAGATTAAAAACAATAAATACCCTTATCGAGCGATTCTAGTTAATACAAATAGCCAAGATTTTAATAAAATTGAGATTAAAAACACAGGGAATGTCCGTAAAATTCAGTTAGAAGGATATGAACAAGGTGCAGCTCGTAACCCACAGGTTGGTGAGGAAGCATTTGTAAAACATGGAGCAATGATTTTTGAAGCAGTTAAACAAGAGTTTGAAGATCGTGACTTTATCTGGATTACTTGTGGCCTTGGTGGTGGAACAGGAACTGGAGCTCTTTTAAAGGCAATCGAGATGTTATATGAAAATGATTACAATTTTGGATTGTTACTAACTTTACCTCGTGATGCTGAGGCTTTAAAAGTATTAGAAAATGCAACTTCACGTATTCGTAGCATTGCTATGAACCAAGAAGCTTTCGGTTCAATTGTATTAATAGATAATGCTAAACTATATAGAAAATTTGAAGAGGAAAACCCAAGTGCATTAGCAAACGAATATACTAGCTATAGTAACAAATATATTGCTGATGCATTACATGAGATTAACTTAGTTACTTCATCATTTACACCGTTTTCAGATACACATTTTGATGCAAGTGAATTTGCTCAGGTAATTAATACACCAGGCGTTTTATCATTAGCAAAACTAGAGCTAAAATCAAATCAATTAGACACTGAAAACCCACTAGGTTACTTGACTCAATTAGGGAACGCACTAGAAAAAGGGGTTTTATACGATACAGAAAGAGAAGAGCTAGAAAGTGCTAAAAAGAGCGCACTATCTATTGTTACATCGCCGCTACGAGCGAGTCGATTATACAATTTCTCATTCCTTAACCAGATGGAAAACTTCTTAAAAGAAAGAACTCCATACGTAGATGAACGTCCTATAGCTCCATATGTAAATAAACATACAACAAAAAAAGAAGAGGATATAGTTAAATTCTATTCAGTTGTTGCAGGGCTACCATTACCAAAACGTGTGAGTGATATTATTGATGAAATTACGAGAATTAAAGAAGAACGTGAGCAAGCTAATTCTAAGAAATCAAATGCTGTTTTAAATAAACTTTTTGCATTTGATGATTCAGTACAAGAAGAAAAACCTAAAAAGAAAAAATTGAATTTTGGTGCTGAACCTGAAGTAGAAGTAGCCGCCGATTCACAGCCAGCAAAAAAGAAATTATCATTCTAA
- a CDS encoding replication-relaxation family protein, which translates to MNNKTYKYKSNGAKKSFHLKEADIFVFTVLYYKRYLTTRQITQLYSAFEGRDFSEASVFTKLNRYSQYGAILTKKIDKRDDSITKRATFSLKERIVDFLQEIGKLPEGTSKRRYSHSNSLHTLCSREVLVRTLLEVSKKTNTNKILNELDIRSYHQKLKKTKIEDAGLALVPDEHISYQDKNIYIEMDMCKETNATLVEKVGKYVEYAQKTNESVRVVFVLYDKSMFLAEDAEPPYVRMKNFLFSMREYHELLMNLPNLNVHICSMKDAGDVIADIILGKDDNQNFEQDILLPLSQRTVGDADWRYAFVEKVQTFKELIDGGLRRTYRRDKDVIQDFFFIFGNENDYRMIARLDDVMFSRREGDEGVPLVVIYPKREKTRDILLMDTYENVLLLSIQNECINIDTDEQIMVRTANNNHPKRRKLVELY; encoded by the coding sequence ATGAACAATAAAACGTATAAATATAAAAGTAATGGCGCGAAAAAATCATTCCATTTAAAAGAGGCTGACATATTTGTATTCACAGTTTTATATTACAAAAGGTACCTTACTACACGACAAATTACTCAACTATATAGCGCGTTTGAAGGTAGGGATTTTTCCGAAGCTAGTGTGTTTACAAAACTTAATCGTTACTCACAATATGGTGCTATCCTAACAAAAAAAATTGATAAAAGAGATGATAGTATAACCAAACGTGCGACATTCTCCTTAAAAGAAAGAATAGTTGATTTCCTTCAGGAAATAGGGAAGCTTCCTGAAGGAACTTCAAAACGTAGATATTCTCATTCAAACTCATTGCATACACTTTGTTCACGAGAAGTATTAGTACGTACGCTTTTAGAAGTGTCGAAAAAGACCAATACGAACAAAATATTAAATGAGCTAGATATTCGGTCATATCATCAAAAACTGAAAAAAACAAAAATTGAAGATGCAGGTTTAGCGCTGGTTCCAGATGAACACATTTCATATCAAGATAAAAATATTTATATTGAAATGGATATGTGTAAAGAGACCAATGCTACCTTAGTTGAAAAAGTAGGGAAATACGTAGAATATGCACAAAAAACGAATGAAAGTGTAAGGGTTGTTTTTGTTCTGTACGACAAATCTATGTTCCTTGCAGAAGATGCCGAACCACCATACGTACGTATGAAAAACTTCTTATTTTCTATGAGGGAGTATCATGAACTGTTAATGAATCTGCCAAATCTAAATGTACACATTTGCTCAATGAAAGATGCTGGAGATGTTATTGCAGATATCATTCTTGGAAAAGATGACAACCAAAATTTCGAGCAAGATATTCTATTACCTTTATCTCAACGTACAGTAGGAGATGCCGATTGGCGTTATGCATTTGTTGAGAAGGTGCAAACGTTTAAAGAACTGATAGATGGTGGCCTTCGACGAACGTATAGGAGAGATAAAGATGTTATCCAAGATTTCTTCTTTATTTTTGGAAATGAAAATGATTACCGAATGATAGCTAGATTAGATGATGTCATGTTTTCAAGAAGAGAGGGAGATGAAGGCGTTCCACTTGTAGTTATCTATCCTAAACGTGAAAAAACTAGAGATATTCTTTTGATGGACACCTATGAAAACGTACTACTGCTATCCATCCAAAATGAATGTATCAATATAGACACGGATGAACAGATCATGGTACGTACAGCAAACAACAATCATCCGAAAAGACGTAAACTTGTTGAGTTATATTAA
- a CDS encoding RNA-binding protein, translating into MAEGKTNSQTVEGLGMVFEPKNAPDNKPVEINSNQFERVREHELEELARMKRERIVGKGLITVVSEKLFPTKNGTSERIQVLTMQIGTHTTAYCPITEAGINIPKNPQWLVGTTKPAIIEHFQKTEEGNFAVVSITAGELALQKRFNEEVTAQEGSKVYTGTVSGHIPSAQTVLVEVYGVTVGVRYSQWSHSFVRPDDIEIGDVVELIIDKVVEKNGRYEFRGNKKKLETDPMEKLLELKKRRDRFVGKIVGVDAIAGIFVEVAPGIQFKGLKSRNLANPTAEDAINQTIVTCELLNIDAKNRKGTVRILNYPQGQSKKSNSSIYQF; encoded by the coding sequence ATGGCAGAAGGTAAAACAAACTCTCAAACTGTAGAAGGACTTGGAATGGTTTTTGAACCTAAGAACGCACCAGATAACAAACCAGTAGAAATAAATTCCAATCAATTCGAGAGAGTACGTGAGCATGAGTTAGAAGAATTGGCTCGTATGAAACGTGAACGTATTGTAGGAAAAGGTTTGATTACAGTCGTATCCGAAAAGCTATTCCCGACTAAAAATGGAACATCTGAACGTATACAGGTGCTTACAATGCAAATTGGTACCCATACAACAGCATATTGTCCAATTACAGAGGCGGGGATAAATATTCCTAAAAACCCTCAATGGCTAGTAGGTACGACAAAGCCTGCTATTATTGAACACTTCCAGAAAACTGAAGAAGGTAACTTTGCCGTTGTATCTATCACAGCAGGAGAATTGGCACTTCAAAAAAGATTTAATGAAGAAGTAACAGCACAAGAGGGAAGTAAAGTGTACACAGGAACTGTTTCGGGTCATATTCCATCTGCACAAACTGTTTTAGTTGAAGTTTATGGTGTAACGGTAGGGGTAAGGTATTCCCAATGGTCACATTCATTTGTACGTCCGGATGATATTGAAATTGGTGATGTTGTAGAGCTAATCATCGATAAAGTAGTAGAAAAGAATGGTCGTTATGAATTTAGAGGAAATAAAAAGAAACTAGAAACAGATCCAATGGAAAAACTATTAGAACTAAAGAAACGCCGTGACCGCTTTGTAGGTAAAATAGTAGGGGTAGATGCAATCGCTGGTATTTTCGTAGAAGTTGCGCCAGGTATTCAATTTAAAGGACTAAAGAGCCGTAATCTTGCTAACCCAACTGCGGAAGATGCAATAAACCAAACGATTGTTACATGCGAGCTGCTTAATATCGATGCCAAAAATAGAAAAGGAACTGTGCGTATCCTAAATTATCCGCAAGGGCAAAGTAAAAAATCTAATTCGTCAATTTACCAATTTTAA
- a CDS encoding DNA translocase FtsK, whose translation METFKQRLPLFTTIALISGFILSFGFGLVNYMKLLYYAFEPPSYPIEITYIPLILMFVSLLLGEFSFRFYSRIPALHVKNGKLVILIASHFAVDIQFLWFATAPIHAKVIPYLTDKSKHVNFGEYEAVGHVLTGNFHTINMIFVFLPTVFMILFTLWYSGHIVRYREEILKWVQKYEYKNHKLQKWFNSQEKQIYPDVEIGPHLEHKEMVRIKGKDRTLNCIIIGPIGSGKTSSLIIPMINQDLHWMARFINKFKNVFKKKDYDTEEVKGTFLNGITVIEPSNDLCQKVFKLVQAHKIPESSVYYIDPTNPDTKNINILRGPVDKVAEVFAMVIQGLSESNNAFFEQAQRNHLKQHIYLLKLHNPQKEVTFDDLIEMYDDVERVHRMHKLLKVQVEKLYDFVQSGAASRDQKNEYKIIKGIDEWFDNTICEKMDFQGEPAVYKSGKYRGQPMHYDREEEYVKGLRNILKDLASNVLIRRVLFGKSDFDFDVHLEQGGILLVNTAKGELADLSNVLGKFVLLSMQNAVFRREPNVPPYHHIIVDEFPDYVVRPFKEFPAQSRKYKVILTIASQTLSQLALDFTEQYMFTLLGSFRNKMIFGDVTPYDAKIFSDMFGEKEEFKESESEQGISPMQENPVSRLGSTYQKTKDLVMTPGDIMAQGAFICAARIVQDNHVQPVQQITSNFVPKEEFAQAITKVDIETGRYWENERLLLINESIEKANPMKHVDAENMKKIEPLPPMQDEKMEQDNPIELQGEQQHIVSLENYREHKSESVTLSNDSAVGSQQAEVDEEEAENKLYEDIKAFVTESQQVSPALLQRKFRISYMKAARIIEKLEQNLVVSSYAGNGPRKVLISNDSSMPILAEDLDINTTYSSDTNSENTISQKVAIPGEDKEAAQEGTGFFKDILYDAVLASVKESGTTSISVLQETFKISYTRASRLIDALQQNCEMLVVEEIPIESVIPEITDTVAEEDIEEVIDIELPHMEECHEINMEVAELNKELSITMIEQEWDNDSIIHSEIPDETEPSLQDLPADGLPITITGEGEAATHIEINAIPVTETVNPTVENKLDKEVAKVYESISITVHQNLEKNIVENTEDNEEQHEYKRMSYKERQERLKAQQKNKNRTTQSLLNQNEQPKKKISNVMSKALDDFFD comes from the coding sequence ATGGAGACATTTAAACAACGATTACCGTTATTTACTACAATCGCCTTAATTAGCGGATTTATTCTTTCGTTTGGATTCGGTTTAGTAAACTACATGAAGCTACTCTACTATGCATTCGAACCACCGTCTTATCCTATAGAAATTACATATATACCGCTAATTTTAATGTTCGTTTCTTTACTATTAGGAGAATTCAGCTTTAGGTTTTACAGCCGTATTCCTGCATTACATGTGAAAAACGGGAAGCTGGTAATTCTAATTGCTTCTCACTTTGCAGTTGATATCCAATTTTTATGGTTTGCAACTGCCCCGATCCATGCAAAGGTTATTCCTTATCTTACGGATAAATCAAAGCATGTTAATTTTGGTGAGTATGAGGCAGTAGGTCATGTCTTAACAGGAAATTTCCACACAATCAATATGATTTTTGTATTTTTACCAACTGTATTTATGATTTTGTTTACACTTTGGTATAGCGGCCATATTGTTCGTTACCGAGAAGAAATTTTAAAGTGGGTACAAAAATATGAATACAAAAACCACAAGTTACAAAAATGGTTTAACAGCCAAGAAAAACAAATATATCCTGATGTAGAAATTGGTCCTCATCTTGAACATAAAGAGATGGTCCGTATTAAGGGGAAAGACAGAACGCTAAATTGTATTATTATTGGTCCCATTGGTTCTGGTAAAACATCTAGTTTAATTATTCCCATGATTAATCAAGATTTACATTGGATGGCACGCTTTATCAATAAGTTCAAAAATGTCTTTAAAAAGAAGGATTATGATACAGAAGAAGTAAAAGGAACATTTCTAAATGGTATCACTGTTATTGAGCCGAGTAATGATTTATGTCAAAAGGTATTTAAGTTAGTACAAGCACATAAGATTCCTGAAAGCTCGGTTTACTATATAGACCCAACGAATCCTGATACAAAAAATATAAATATTCTGCGTGGACCAGTTGATAAAGTAGCAGAGGTTTTCGCAATGGTTATTCAAGGTTTATCTGAATCCAACAATGCATTCTTTGAACAAGCACAGCGTAACCACCTTAAACAACATATCTATTTATTAAAACTGCACAACCCACAAAAAGAGGTCACCTTCGACGATTTAATTGAGATGTATGATGATGTAGAACGTGTCCATCGTATGCATAAACTATTAAAAGTACAGGTGGAAAAGTTATATGATTTTGTTCAAAGTGGAGCTGCTTCACGTGATCAAAAGAACGAGTATAAGATTATAAAAGGAATTGATGAATGGTTTGATAATACTATTTGCGAAAAAATGGACTTTCAAGGGGAACCAGCCGTTTATAAATCAGGGAAATATCGCGGCCAACCGATGCATTATGACAGAGAAGAAGAATATGTAAAGGGTTTGCGTAATATCCTAAAAGATTTAGCTTCAAACGTTTTAATACGACGTGTTTTATTTGGGAAATCAGATTTTGATTTTGATGTACATTTGGAGCAAGGTGGAATTTTGTTAGTCAATACTGCAAAGGGAGAATTAGCGGATCTTTCCAATGTATTAGGAAAATTTGTCTTGCTAAGTATGCAGAATGCTGTATTCCGTAGGGAGCCGAACGTCCCACCTTACCATCACATTATTGTCGATGAGTTTCCGGATTATGTTGTGCGGCCGTTTAAAGAATTCCCTGCACAATCTCGTAAATATAAAGTAATTCTAACAATTGCCAGCCAAACACTATCTCAATTAGCTCTCGACTTCACAGAGCAATACATGTTTACCTTGCTTGGCTCATTTCGTAACAAAATGATATTTGGAGATGTAACGCCATATGATGCGAAAATTTTCTCTGACATGTTTGGTGAGAAAGAGGAATTTAAAGAGTCTGAATCTGAACAAGGTATTTCTCCTATGCAAGAGAACCCTGTTAGTCGTTTAGGATCAACTTATCAAAAAACAAAAGATTTGGTAATGACACCAGGAGACATCATGGCACAAGGTGCATTCATTTGTGCTGCTCGTATTGTACAAGATAATCATGTGCAACCCGTACAACAAATTACAAGTAACTTTGTACCAAAAGAAGAATTCGCCCAAGCGATTACTAAGGTAGATATAGAAACAGGACGATATTGGGAGAATGAACGTCTTCTCCTTATTAATGAATCTATCGAAAAAGCAAATCCTATGAAGCATGTAGATGCAGAGAATATGAAAAAAATTGAACCATTACCACCTATGCAAGATGAGAAAATGGAGCAGGATAACCCAATAGAATTACAGGGTGAGCAACAACACATTGTATCATTAGAGAATTATAGGGAACATAAATCCGAAAGTGTAACCTTATCTAATGACTCTGCAGTTGGAAGCCAGCAAGCAGAGGTTGATGAAGAAGAGGCTGAAAATAAATTGTACGAAGACATTAAAGCATTTGTTACCGAATCACAACAAGTCTCGCCAGCCCTTCTGCAAAGAAAATTCAGGATTAGCTATATGAAGGCTGCACGAATTATCGAGAAGTTAGAGCAAAATCTAGTTGTAAGTTCTTACGCAGGGAATGGCCCTCGTAAAGTTTTAATTTCAAACGATAGTAGTATGCCAATATTAGCAGAGGACTTGGATATTAATACTACTTATTCATCTGATACAAATTCAGAGAATACTATTTCACAAAAAGTAGCCATTCCAGGCGAAGACAAAGAAGCCGCGCAAGAGGGGACAGGTTTCTTTAAAGATATTCTATATGATGCTGTTTTAGCTTCTGTAAAAGAATCAGGAACCACTTCTATCTCTGTACTGCAGGAAACATTTAAAATAAGTTATACACGTGCATCGAGATTAATAGATGCCTTACAACAAAATTGCGAAATGCTGGTAGTAGAAGAGATACCAATAGAAAGTGTAATTCCTGAAATAACAGATACAGTCGCGGAAGAAGATATTGAGGAAGTCATAGATATAGAATTACCTCATATGGAAGAATGCCATGAAATAAACATGGAGGTAGCAGAACTGAACAAAGAATTATCTATTACTATGATAGAACAAGAGTGGGATAATGATTCCATAATTCATTCAGAGATTCCCGATGAGACCGAACCATCTCTACAAGATCTCCCTGCAGATGGACTTCCAATTACAATAACAGGGGAAGGGGAAGCAGCAACACATATAGAAATTAATGCGATTCCAGTTACAGAAACGGTTAATCCTACCGTAGAAAATAAGCTTGATAAAGAGGTTGCGAAGGTTTATGAATCCATTAGTATCACTGTTCATCAAAACTTAGAAAAAAACATTGTAGAAAACACTGAAGATAACGAAGAACAGCATGAATATAAGCGTATGAGTTATAAAGAACGCCAAGAGCGTTTAAAAGCTCAACAAAAAAATAAGAATCGTACTACGCAGTCGCTACTTAACCAAAATGAACAGCCAAAGAAAAAAATATCTAACGTAATGAGTAAGGCATTGGATGATTTCTTTGATTGA